The DNA sequence ATAcaatcatattttttattttttacataaaacCTGAATAACAGATTGTCATCCTTTTATACTAGGTATAAAGTTTGTACCCAGATTCATAAAAAGGACACAACAGTATGTCAGACCGTTGGTAGATAGGGGTTCAGACTGCATGCTTGTTTACAACGGTTACAGGGAGGTGATGTTCTGATCCTCAGAGACTGGACAGGCTCTGAAGACATTGCATGCTTGTGGCCTAATAAATGGGCAGAGATTGTCGGTGCAGATATTGAGATCAATGATAAGGGTGCTCAGAGTTTCCTCAAGAGGCAGATAGAGGGTCCACTGTTACAGGCCACTGCCTTCAGAAATCTGCTGGCCATTTTAAATGACATGGACGAAATGGTGTTTCTTTGACTACAGAGCTGGTTGGTTCTATTTGGAACCAgcaataataaaattaatgGATTTGTACAGACACCAtcctataataaaaaaataacacagcAGGGTTGTTTTTATGCAGGATACCAGACTTTTCCCTCATCTCCAAGCAGCCATGGTCTTCCTGCTCATATTCGTAACTGTGCTGCATCTGGTCACCTTGGCCATGCTCCTCGTCGCTACCCTGGAGAAGGTGATTCCCATGTAAACTGATGCCTTaacttgtgttgtctttcatcTTACAGTAGATGTCATCGTTAATCCCTGTGTAGTGCGAAtaaaaccaaacacaacaatGCTGCACGTCACTGTGGTTTTGTGCACTCATTCTGAGAAACTGTCTTTGAAATCTGATccaaaaatatttctttatttctgcaGTCCTGGTGGATATGGGATGATTTAGAAATCACAGACCTATGGTATAACTGCTTCCATGATAATGCCACACAGACCTGGATGTGTGCTGCTACTAATGAAAGCGGTAAATGCAGTATTTCTCTGCGTGCTTGCCTGCATACATGTTGGTATGCATGCTGGTTCGTTTATTCACTGGTCATATTTTGCATTATGTTTTGCTTGTGACTCAGTATTTTAATCTCATTCTCTGACGTGTTCTCCTAGACTGGCTGCAGTCTGTCCAGGCCCTCATGGTCCtctctgtggtcttctcctccatctccttcCTGGTTTTTCTGGGTCAGCTGTTCACCATAACCAAAGGAGGACTCTTCTACTTCACAGGCCTCTGTCAGGCCTTTGCAGGTGTCTTATTCCATAAGCCACATACAATTTtgtcaatgaaaataaaaacctgtCAACATTTTATGTTTTCACTCTTTCAAGGGACTATCAAATCTATTATTTCTTATGACAGTAATAACTTAActgcaatacttttttttaaattggcttTTTTTATAGTTGTAGAGTAGACCTGCATATCAGGGTGTGACTTGATATATAAAATCAGCATGGTTTAAATGTCTGCTATTTTTTACTCCATTATGAATCATGCCTGTATACTCATTTCAATGAACATGTGAAAGATGTAGTTTATTTTCAGTCAATCCCACATTCACTGTTTACTACTGTAACATTTGCTAAAACCTACAGTGTACATCTGTTTTAGAAAATTCTGTAGCCTTTTCAAAAAATTAGACAAATAAATGTCTGGCCCATTTTTTGAAGATTTACATCTTCAGTAGAAACCAATGGCCTGAAGCTGACTGCCACAGACAGTTTAGGGAAGCCGGAAAGAAGTGAGAGATGGACTGATGCATCGTTGGCTTTGGTCTTTTTGTGATATTTGTTGACAAGAAGAAAAATGCAGAACAATGCAATCTTATCCCTTTGCAAAACATTTGTTACTAAATATTTACTTCATTAATCCCTGATGTGTATTTAATATGACTGTGATGAGAATTGGAACTAAAGCTTTTTAATGTGTTACTCTTGCAGGTTTCACAACCTTTGCTGCTTGCCTCATCTTCACCTTCCACAGAAAGGAGATCTTAAGTGACTCCAGAGATCTAAGCAAGGGACGCTTTGGCTACTGTTTCATCCTGGCGTGGCTGtgtgtccctctcctcctggtTAGTGGAGTCCTATACGTCCACCTGCGCAAGAAGCAGTGAGCCAAAAACTGGAAAAACCTCTTAATAAGAGTGTGATGCTCTGCACTTACTTTCCAGTTATCAGTAAGCGCACATGAGGAAATTATACAATTGTGTTACATGGTACAGTATGCAGGATCATTATGTCATCATAGTGGCATCTCTGTCAGTGAGACACATTGTTGTTACTGAAGACCAGATCAAGAAAACTCAGTCATGCTGTAAGACACAAAGCTCATATTGTGTTAGAAAAAGCATTCTGACATAGAAATATAAGGTAAATAAAACTTGTATGTATGAttttgattacagttttttatgtattttgtatatatctgtgtttacGTATTAAAAATGCAATACACCTATTGTTGATGTGACCTTTACTAAAGAGCATTCCTGTAGGGCTAAATCTGCATAAggcctgttttgt is a window from the Perca flavescens isolate YP-PL-M2 chromosome 4, PFLA_1.0, whole genome shotgun sequence genome containing:
- the emp3a gene encoding epithelial membrane protein 3, translated to MVFLLIFVTVLHLVTLAMLLVATLEKSWWIWDDLEITDLWYNCFHDNATQTWMCAATNESDWLQSVQALMVLSVVFSSISFLVFLGQLFTITKGGLFYFTGLCQAFAGFTTFAACLIFTFHRKEILSDSRDLSKGRFGYCFILAWLCVPLLLVSGVLYVHLRKKQ